In one window of Constrictibacter sp. MBR-5 DNA:
- a CDS encoding YqaA family protein, translating into MTALPAYAGLFLSAFLAATVLPMQSEAVLVGMVLTDYPPVLLVAVATVGNVLGSVVNWAIGRQVERFRGKRWFPASPAQVERATAWYRRYGRWSLLLSWVPVIGDPLTVVAGALREPLVSFVAIVAVAKCARYVVLAAAPMAFG; encoded by the coding sequence ATGACCGCCCTCCCCGCCTACGCCGGCCTTTTCCTGTCCGCCTTCCTCGCCGCGACCGTGCTGCCGATGCAGTCGGAGGCGGTGCTGGTCGGGATGGTGCTGACCGACTATCCGCCGGTGCTGCTGGTGGCGGTGGCGACCGTGGGGAACGTGCTGGGGTCGGTGGTCAACTGGGCGATCGGGCGGCAGGTCGAGCGGTTCCGGGGCAAGCGCTGGTTTCCGGCGAGCCCGGCGCAGGTCGAGCGGGCGACGGCGTGGTACCGGCGCTATGGCCGCTGGTCCCTGTTGCTGAGCTGGGTGCCGGTGATCGGCGACCCGCTGACCGTGGTGGCGGGGGCGCTGCGCGAGCCGCTGGTCAGTTTCGTCGCCATCGTCGCGGTGGCGAAGTGCGCGCGCTACGTCGTGCTGGCGGCGGCGCCGATGGCGTTCGGGTGA
- a CDS encoding transporter substrate-binding domain-containing protein, with amino-acid sequence MTGAVTVAATATATAATGSRPLPGSRRAPFAATLLLAGLAAVCAAVVPAPAAGRDADARLRLGVRCDAPPFSYVDVPNGGTCDAAVLAANEPRGYMVDLCVQALKRLGRRYDFIPVTAKTRLASLAGTREDAAAGKGESGGTVDILCEPTTINLTRIDGGYGFSQIVFLSGTSYLYRPDVAVARGSGRIDIRYLRGTTAEGPANELKSRLQHRFGTESKAAIEVSGVDSHHEGVGQVCSGKIAYYVGDKDILAAMARRTTGCKALPSNVFFSIEPYAVAVSPARPDLLVQLQGAIYHLFSDGTVRAIFHANFGRDAQMSPLLEAMMKIAALPE; translated from the coding sequence GTGACCGGGGCTGTGACCGTGGCCGCCACCGCCACCGCCACCGCCGCCACTGGCTCGCGGCCTCTGCCGGGCAGCCGCCGCGCGCCTTTTGCGGCGACGCTGCTCCTCGCCGGACTGGCCGCGGTCTGTGCGGCGGTCGTGCCCGCCCCGGCGGCGGGGCGGGATGCCGATGCCCGCCTGCGCCTGGGCGTGCGCTGCGACGCGCCGCCCTTCTCCTATGTCGACGTGCCGAACGGCGGGACGTGCGACGCCGCGGTGCTCGCCGCGAACGAGCCGCGCGGCTACATGGTCGACCTCTGCGTCCAAGCCCTGAAGCGCCTCGGCCGGCGCTACGACTTCATCCCCGTGACCGCGAAGACCCGCCTCGCGTCCCTGGCCGGCACCCGGGAGGACGCCGCGGCCGGCAAGGGAGAGAGCGGCGGGACGGTCGACATCCTGTGCGAGCCGACGACCATCAACCTGACGCGCATCGACGGCGGTTATGGCTTCTCGCAGATCGTCTTCCTCTCGGGTACCTCCTACCTCTACCGGCCGGACGTCGCCGTCGCCCGGGGCAGCGGCCGCATCGACATCCGCTATCTTCGCGGCACCACGGCGGAGGGCCCGGCGAACGAACTGAAGAGCCGCCTGCAACACCGCTTCGGCACCGAATCCAAGGCCGCTATCGAGGTGTCCGGCGTCGACAGCCACCATGAGGGCGTGGGCCAAGTGTGCAGCGGCAAGATCGCCTACTATGTCGGCGACAAGGACATCCTTGCCGCCATGGCCCGGCGCACGACGGGCTGCAAGGCCCTCCCGTCCAACGTCTTCTTCTCCATCGAGCCCTACGCGGTGGCCGTCTCCCCGGCGCGGCCCGACCTGCTGGTCCAGCTCCAGGGCGCGATCTACCACCTGTTCAGCGACGGCACGGTGCGCGCGATCTTCCACGCCAATTTCGGCCGCGACGCGCAGATGAGCCCGCTGCTCGAGGCGATGATGAAGATCGCGGCGCTGCCCGAATAG